The genomic segment TGTCAATGCCTTTCGGTTCATCGTCTGGTTTCTTGGTTCTCCTGAAGATGTACAATCTGTAAGGCTTCCAAGGCAGACATTTTTGTAAGGTTCGCCATACCATGGTTTACGGTGCTGTTTCATTTCTATGGATAACTAAGCATTTAGCTTTAGCTAAACATTCTGGCCACATGAAACATCAAGCACACAAATTATTTTTAAAGGATGGTGCAAAAGAAAAGGCCTGTAGTTAAAGAAACATTGGTGGTAAATAAACAGTGATTGAAAATGAAAGCAAAAATTGCTTAGTTTTCCATAGAAATGAAACAGCACCGTAAACCATGGTATGGCGAACCTTACAAAAATGTCTGCCTTGGAAGCCTTACTGATTGTACATCTTCAGGAGAACCGAGAAACCAGACGATGACGATTGACAAGCAGGACCAATTGGAAGAGGAAGAATTCACTCACAGGCTTGTGCTCAGCAGGTtatgcaaattttctgctgcagatttcaatgtaaactaatcggcagttacaaatcctgcacatcaaatctgcgcaggataccgtgtgtgaacgtacccttaaggtagGGTTACACATGttttattttgctgctgcatatttttctacaaATTGATGTTAATGGGTAGAAAAATTAGCTGCAAACACTGCAGCAAAATACGACACATGTGACCCAACTCAAACATTGGTTTGCATTGTATCTGATATTTGTATTCGCTATTAAGTAATAAAACTTGAGACACCCTTGAAGTGAATACAGTCCAGACATTTTGCCATAGGTTGTATAACCCACATGCTACACGTGGATCCTTATCTACTTGTGACTCTCAGTTTCAATCCATTAGAACATTCAGTACCTGCAGAtgatcactctccatatacaggaCATCTATCCACATAGTATTTTATTTTCCAGGTGAAGGATTATACTAAACTCCTCCTATGCAAAGATCAAAGACCAAAAGTAAAATTAAACAAACATCACAAATGAACACAATGTAAAttacgtttattttttattttttttattcttttgttttGCTACTTTAACTTTGAAACAGATTGTAATActtttaaacaaaaaacaaagtctTACTGTTAGCTGATATTGGCTCGCTATAAACAGCCTCCACCTCTCCACATAGCAGATCTCAGCTCCTTTCCACCTCTCCGCATAGCAGAGCTCCGCTCCCTTCTACCACTCAGGAAAGATTCTCTCTAGGAGAACAGAAAAACTAGAAATCCAACCTAATGACAAACAGGGCTGCACAGAACTGTGTACTGCAGCCTGATGAACCTCAACAATGTAACTCAGATATCCTGATTATAGAGATGTGGAGTTAATCCTCTTCATCCTGTTATTTTAAGAGAAGCTCCATAATTCACAGAGAAGATGGCATGTAGGGGTTCAGTGAAGGAGGCAGTGAAGGTGTGTAGGTGTCTGATGGGGTCACACATCTCATAGAAGGACAGACGCCCGGCCTCGTAGTCTAAGAAGACTCCAAGTGTTGGACATGTTAAGTTTGAATCTAAGGTTTTAGTGACCCTGTTATGAGACACGGAGAATTCACGATCTTCCATGGTCAGACACCAAGATTTATCACTATACGCTATATCAGAAGGTCGTCCTTTCTTTTTTATACTTGGATAAGACATTCCAACAGAAAATATGCCTTTCTTGTTCCACTCTACCTCCCAGTAGTGTCTTCCTGAGGAGAGTCCACATCTGCTTAATACCTGTGGGCAATCAAAAAAACTTCCTGAAGATTTATGTCTGTTCTGAACTCTATCGACATCTTTAACTGTTTTCAGATCTTTTGACAAAAATAGGTTTTCTTCAGCAGTGTTCACATCCAGAAATATGTCTGGAACACAGAACCCGAGCTGTGATGTTACATGGGTGATAATATCCCTCAGAGATCGGTATAACATCATTGAGATCACAACCTCATCCAGATCCTCAGCCGTCTCATTCAGGTCATCAGCCATCATAGGAAGGTCACCTACTGGAGCTGCTTCTGTTGCTACACTCTCATCACTACTGGCCATTTCTTGGTCTGATTCGTGTAGGACAGTTTTTGGGTCAGTTTTGTCATCCTGCACTTGTGTATCAGACACCTGAACATGAGAATCATCCTCAGACTTGATCTTTCCACCATCTTCCTTTGTGTCCGCACCATCTCCTTGACCACATACTGTAATGTCACTTTCTTGTAGGAGTCTTATAGGGTCAGTGACATTACACATCTCCTCCAGGTGACACATCTTCCTGGACAGCTCGTCCTCCTCTATTTCCTGCTTCTTGATCAGATCAGATATCTGGGACACAATCTTCTCCTCCTGTCTGGTGATCTCACTCAGCGCTTTCTTCTCTGCCATTTCCAGTTGTTCCTTAATGCTCATAAATAACTTACTGATGTTCTCTCTCTTATCGGTAGCTCTCTCCTTGATATTTCTCTGATGGTCGTGCAGATTCTGAACTCTTGTCTGAATTTCAGCTTTTTGTGAATTTAgtttattcagattttttctcagTTTCTTCTCTGCAGAAGCCTCATCTAGAAGTTCCACCTGGTGTTTCTTGTGATTTTCAACCACACAAGAGACACAGAGACAAGCCGCGTCGTCAAGGCAGTAATATTCTAGAACCTTCTTGTGGATGAAACATTTTTTGCTGCTAAAATAGTTTGTTGGTTCTGCTATGATATGATCCATGGTCTTGTTGTGGACTTTCAGGTGGTCATCACATAGAGAGTTCTCGCACTGCAGACAGGATTTCACAGCTGCTACAGGAGAATTTATACAGTAAGAACAGAAGATTTTGGTTTTCTCCACTACATTATCCAGCTTCTGTCTCTTCAGGGATGGACACTCTAGATATTCTTCAGACCTGTCCTGTGTGTCCAGCACCTGAACAATACACGAGCGGCAGAAGTTGTGTCCACATCTCAGAGATAAGGGATCTGTATAAAGGTTCAGGCAGATGGGGCACTTCAGCTCATTCTCCACGTCAGCAGACGCCATTCTGTAATAAAAGTAGAAATGTCTTAGTTTCTGGACTGcattataattttataatttgGCACCACGAAACTCGGTTGCTGTGTAAACACCAGATAATTGCAATGGAGGACAATATATCTTTATAGGGTAACAATCCATGTATGAGACCTACAGGAGCAGCAGTGGCTTTAcattgaaggaaaaaaaagtggaatctgATCAGTGGCTCCTCTGAGGCAGGTGTCATACATGAGGCCATTGATGTGCTTGGTCTGAACTCACTTTATCCTGCGGTCACTCAGTgtcctctccgctgtcttctctccAGCAGCCTCACTGCACTGCCTGCTCCACACTTCTTCCTGATCACAGATGATCTGTCACATGAAAGATAAAAAGCCATCAATAGACACTTCACACTGATTAATAAAATCCAGATTTTCATGACCTCCAGGCACCACCGCACCCAGCCTGTCGCCTGCTAAATCACTGCACCCAGCCTGTCACCTGCTACATCACCGCACCCAGCCTGTCGCCTGCTACATCACCGCACCCAGCCTGTCGCCTGCTACATCCCCGCACCCAGCCTGTCGCCTGCTACATCCCCGCACCCAGCCTGTCGCCTGCTACATCCCCGCACCCAGCCTGTCGCCTGCTACATCCCCGCACCCAGCCTGTCGCCTGCTACATCCCCGCACCCAGCCTGTCGCCTGCTACATCCCCGCACCCAGCCTGTCGCCTGCTACATCCCCGCACCCAGCCTGTCGCCTGCTACATCCCCGCACCCAGCCTGTCGCCTGCTACATCCCCGCACCCAGCCTGTCGCCTGCTACATCCCCGCACCCAGCCTGTCGCCTGCTACATCCCCGCACCCAGCCTGTCGCCTGCTACATCCCCGCACCCAGCCTGTCGCCTGCTACATCCCCGCACCCAGCCTGTCACCTGCTACATCCCCGCACCCAGCCTGTCACCTGCTACATCCCCGCACCCAGCCTGTCACCTGCTACATCCCCGCACCCAGCCTGTCGCCTGCTACATCACCGCACCCAGCCTGTCACCTGCTACATCACCGCACCCAGCCTGTCGCCTGCTACATCACCGCACCCAGCCTGTCGCCTGCTACATCACCGCACCCAGCCTGTCGCCTGCTACATCACCGCACCCAGCCTGTCGCCTGCTACATCACTGCACCCAGCCTGTCGCCTGCTACATCACCGCACCCAGCCTGTCGCCTGCTACATCACCGCACCCAGCCTGTCGCCTGCTACATCACCGCACCCAGCCTGTCACCTGCTACATCACCGCACCCAGCCTGTCACCTGCTACATCACcacattcattttaccataacatataatttaaaaaaattttgtggGGTGAAGTTGGAAACAAAACCTAATTCAGCAAATCtgggttttctttttgtttttatgtgGTTTACTGTGCGGTAAAAAGGAGATTTTACCTTTACTTTTCAGGTCTGTACAATTACAGTGATGCCTAATTGATAAAGTttatttatccccttaaggaccaagctttttctgtttttgcgctttcgtttttttcctcctaacctttttaaaaatcataaccctttcaattttgcacctaaaaatccatatgagggcttattttttgcgccaccaattcaactttgtaatgacatcagccattttacccaaaaactttggcgaaatgggaaaaaaaatcattgtgcgacaaaattgaagaaaaaacaccattttgtaaattttgggggcttccgtttctaagcagtaaatttttcagtaaaaatgacactatctttattctgtaggtccatacgattaaaatgatcccctacttgtataggtttgattttgtcgtacttttggaaaaaatcacgactgcatgcacgaaaatttatacattttaaattgtcatcttctgacccctataacttttatatttttccgcatatggggtggtatgagggctaatttttttgtgccgtgatctcaagttttaatcagaaccatttttgttttgattgccttttattatggtataaaaagtgaccaaaaatatgctattttggactttggaatttttttgtgcgtacgccattgaccaagcacattttcaccttaaggaccaggccaattttattttagcatttttgttttttccatttttttgcgccgtcatctgtactttttatcgataccacatttgcatatataaaacttttatatcattttttataaatttttttgtttaataaaaatgtgacaaaaaaaagcagcatttttttttacttattttttacgtttacgccgttcaccgtacgtgatcattaacataatattttgatagttcgcaataccaaatatgtttatcaaaaaaaaaatgtatgctttttggaggtaaaatgggaaaaacggacaattttcatttatttatttttaacactttatgtccccataggggactatctataccaatcatttgattgctaatactgttcagtgctatgctgaGAACAaagcaatgatcagtattatcggctatctcctgctctggtctgctcgacatcagaccagagcaggagacgtcgggagatgga from the Hyla sarda isolate aHylSar1 chromosome 8, aHylSar1.hap1, whole genome shotgun sequence genome contains:
- the LOC130284399 gene encoding E3 ubiquitin/ISG15 ligase TRIM25-like, translating into MASADVENELKCPICLNLYTDPLSLRCGHNFCRSCIVQVLDTQDRSEEYLECPSLKRQKLDNVVEKTKIFCSYCINSPVAAVKSCLQCENSLCDDHLKVHNKTMDHIIAEPTNYFSSKKCFIHKKVLEYYCLDDAACLCVSCVVENHKKHQVELLDEASAEKKLRKNLNKLNSQKAEIQTRVQNLHDHQRNIKERATDKRENISKLFMSIKEQLEMAEKKALSEITRQEEKIVSQISDLIKKQEIEEDELSRKMCHLEEMCNVTDPIRLLQESDITVCGQGDGADTKEDGGKIKSEDDSHVQVSDTQVQDDKTDPKTVLHESDQEMASSDESVATEAAPVGDLPMMADDLNETAEDLDEVVISMMLYRSLRDIITHVTSQLGFCVPDIFLDVNTAEENLFLSKDLKTVKDVDRVQNRHKSSGSFFDCPQVLSRCGLSSGRHYWEVEWNKKGIFSVGMSYPSIKKKGRPSDIAYSDKSWCLTMEDREFSVSHNRVTKTLDSNLTCPTLGVFLDYEAGRLSFYEMCDPIRHLHTFTASFTEPLHAIFSVNYGASLKITG